GGAGACCTCTCACATCTCTTTGTGTCACCATTCATTCCATAAACCTTGAAGCAGATTGAGTCTTTGATTCTCAGTTTGCAAGGATCTATCCCATTCCAACCAGAGAAGCATCCTAGGAGTGTATTAAAATCTTCGACGCAATATATCCTTAATACCATACTAGTAGTATTCCGGCCCTACGCGCCGAGTTCGTATGTTATTCTCTAATGAGTTTAAAATTGTTCATAATCCTTGAATCACCAGTATATGTGGATAAGTTCTTACATCGTGTGTGTCTTTTCTTTTACCTGCTTTGTATGATGTTGTTGGAGATGTTACATTTTGATGGTCGATATGGGTTTCTAGCAAACATATATTATGTTTTTATGTTTTCTAGTTGTTGGGTATTTTTTTCTTTTGATTGTTCATTAGGATATATAATTGTTTCTACTAAATAGTAAATTAGTAATTTGTTTTAGGAAATGTCACATTATTCAATTTATGTACTATATCTTCAAAAGCATCTTAGTAGAAAGGAGAGGTTTCTGTTTCTAAATTCCCAACGTTGGTCTTCATTTGTTTTGTTGCTGATTTTTGAACTGTAAATTTATTATAATGGTATAATTATAGGTTTATTTTAGGTCAATAGATGTATACTTCTACAGTTTTATGCCGAGGAGAAAATGATAGTTTCTCGTGCTATTTAAGTGTGTAATGAAGAAGACGAATAGCATGTGGCGAAGAAGGGTAAGCATTTATATCTTTTAAATTTTCTTTAGTTTGCTCCAGTTATTGCTATTGTATTACTGGTTAATGGTAATTTTTTTAATTTTTCTTAATGTAGAAGCTAATTGCATGTAGATTTGGAGCTTAGATTGTAGGCGATTTGGGGTGACTGATGAAGGAGTGATAGGGCACAAAAAGGATTTATTTATTTGGGCTAAGTTTGGCTTATTATCCATTTGGAGGTGGATGTTATTTCGTTGGTTTACTATGTTCCCGGACCTTGATTTTCGTGTAACTTTTTTTTTCGATTCATTTTTTCTTGTCTGCCAACGTATTTTTTTGTCACATTTGTTGTTGTAATTAGTAATTTTTTGGTGTAATGTTTTAGATTAATGGTTGACCATATTTCGTATTTGTGTAATGAAATCTATCCTATATCAGTAAGTTGCGTAATATTTGTGTGTTTCTTCTTTAAGTTGAGCAGTAAGGCAGACTTCCGATCAACCCAACCAATATGTTGATAAACCAGACATTTTTATAGAAGATCCGTTTAGGATGAAACGGTTTCTTTGTGGTCTTTATGCATTTCACTTAAATGACCATTGATGTATAATTTCTTACCAAATGGATTATGTTACTTTTCAATGTGTTTGAAACAACCGAGTCAAATTGATAGACAATTTATTTGCTTGATCATCAAAAAATCAGAAGATAGGTTCTCGTTCTAATAAATTTGGTATCTCCATTTTGGTTTTCAGAAATCATGTCCTTTCTTGTTTGTTAACTAAGAAGTAAGAGTTTTAAAATTCATTTTTTTATTGGAGCTGCTTGTGTTTATTTGTAAACTAATTTATCGATGAGGAGCTGAGTTTGTACATTCATTTCCGAAGCTATCTGTGTTTGCCTAAGAAATATCTAATAAATGATAACTTCTATATTTTTTAAAAAGTAAAGCTTTGGTCCCACGGGTTTCTCAGTTAGCAAGCCAAAAAAAAAAAAATTGAAGTGATATATAGGTGGGTGTTCGTATGGTGTTTTGATTTATAGCGAAGAAGAAAATTATATTCTAAAATTTCATTTGGTTGAAAGGAGATTTAAAAAAGCTATCAAAATCAGTTTATAAATGCAAATTATCATTTAACTCTCACCTAAGATCCATCCCATTGTGTTTATCACCATTCCAACAACTCGAGAAACAAAATTTTTGAGAAACTCTCAAACAATATCACATAAGTAAAAAAAAAATCACAAAAGATGATTTCAACAAACACAAAGTCAATAACCTAATTATTTCACTAACAAAACACAAACACACAAAATAAACATATTCCTAAGGCTTATCACCCTGCTAGATTTCATACTAAACCAGCCTAGAATCAAATCTTGAAAGACCATTCACTTCGAAAATACTTGTAACCGTTCTAGACACAAAATATGAACAGTTATGCAATGATTGTGAACAATTCAGTACTTTGTTCATTGTGGTCTAGACTCAGACCGTGTATTGAAATAATGTCCAAAGGGAAAAATATAAGTCCATCTCATACTAAATACACCAAATTTTCACAGTCTTGAACTTCACTTTTTGCTTATAAGTTCCTGAACACCTGAGACTTCAAAAGTTCATGAACCCTATAAATCTTTACCAGTCAAAACTTGTATCTTGGAACTATCTCACAGTTATAACAGATTTGATATTATTTTGGATCACCCACCCTTGTGGATAAGGGACATCTAGGGCAGCCAAGTGAAGATGCCAGTTCAGTATCCTCGAGCAAGCTGGTGGAACACTTTCCATATCGCTTTCATCTGCTACCACCTGCTCTATAAATGTTTTCTCCTGCTTGGAAACACACCATGTCATGTTCAAGTAAGATTACAAAGACAGTTCACTGAGCACAAGAGATAGAAGTAAAAAGCCATACTTGGAAACTTTCCTTCACTGTGTCTAGATATGGTAATCGAAAGGCACATGTGTGTAGTGGAGACAGTCAACAGGATATTTCATAGCAGTGTAGTTTTCAACGGAAGCAACCGTAGAGTTCCAAGTAACCGTAGAGTTCTCAAGTCCGTCCATGTTTTCCCATCTATCGATCCCTTCATACCCATCAAGCCACACATAATCTTCCTAAGGTGCTTATCTTAATAAGACATAAAGTCTAGGGTTAAACATATAGATAAGATACCTGAATCTTCCAAGACCTAGCGTATGCTCTTGACCCATCGTCTGAAAGTGTAGTAGCTGCACATAAGCTGCATCCCACAATACTTAGCTGGTTAGGGTCTTAGATATCAAACTAAAAACGAAATAAGTTTTCTGATACTCAGGTTATGAAGTTCTTGGACTGCATGTGTATTTACGAAAACAAATGATGTGATAAAAAGAGAAGTAATGGAGGAGACCTGGTGATCTTCGCCTAAGTCCACCATCCACCAGGAAGATATACATTTTTCTTCCATCCAAGGCCCTGCAAAGGAGGTAAGCCAAAAAAAAAAGTTGAAATCATATGATTGAAATCGGATATACTCGTAGAAGCAAGTATATTTTTATAGTTCAAGCCAAGTTGCAATCATATAAAAAGAACAAACTTTGGTGGACCATACCACATGGGTTTTTGAAGCTAAAGCCTTCGGATAAGTGAGTCTTGAAGTGGGGCTACTGGATGTAATGAGGATTTTCTGTTAACATCGAGAAATTTAAAGCATAAGGAACTCTTGCTCCAGTTAAACTCCTTCCATGGTTCTTGCAAGAAGACTTCAATGATCTCCTTCACCGACCTACCTGCTCACACGACAACAAAACACACAACTGTCTCTAAAATTCATTCGCCCTCTTTTTCCGTTAGTAGTTGCCAAGAATCTAGTTGCATACCTTTCTCGGTACCAACATCGAAGATTCCAACTTTGCGGGGCTTAGGCTTTTTAAGAGCTTTAGTTATGCAAGTTCCATGAAGGGTCTTGTAGTATGTTCGTTCCTTTAATATGCAGACAAAAAACAAATTAACATCACACAAAGATTGGTATGTAGTGAATCTAATGACACAGCAAAGAGAGCTATACTAACCTGTTGAACGGAGATGATGCCTCGTCCAGCATCAAAGCAAGCACCAGAGATAGAGATCCTTCCATGATCTCTCAGTTGACTCAAGTTAACAGAGAATTTGCTTAGATTTCGTCGAAGCTTTGATGACCAAGTTGAGGGATAGTCTACCTCATCAAGTTGTGGTCCGGAGAATCGAGCAGCGTCTGTCTGCTCTTGGAAATTGCATTGCCTGCAACGACCATGTTGCTCTTGCTCACACCGATCTTGACGAGGAAACTGAGGAAATAATAGCGGACGTTCTTGGTGTTAAAGTTTTCCGTCAGACAGTTGCAGGCAACATTCTTGTCGGCTGTTACTGTGCCTTGTCCAACAGAGGTGGCATTGTCCATTCTCACACCTCAGAGGAAGAGTTGGACGAACTCTCGACGCTACTTCGGGTCCCACTCGTCGCAGGAACTGTAAACCGTGGTAGTGAAGTTATAACTGGGGGAATGGCTGTCAATGATTGGACTGCTTTCTGTGGTTCAGACACAACTGCAACAGAGCTCTCTGTTATAGACAGCATCTTCAAGCTAGGGGAAATCTCTAATATATACAAGATCTCTACATTGGAATGGGATTCGCTTGTGACCGAGTCCGAAGTCCCGGTGATGGTTATGTTCACACAAGACGGGTGGCCCCCATGTCGATACGTGAGGCATGTAATGGATGAACTCGACTCGAAATACACTGGTCGGTTCAAATTCTACACACTCAACGTTCATGAAGAGACATGCATCGCAATACGCTACGACATATTCAATGTCCCGACTACTATTGTCTTCAAAGGCGGAGACGAGATGGCTAGAGTATATGGATCTAATGCTATGGAAGTAAGTAGACTAGTGGAACAATACGTGTGAGACGAGTCTAGAGTCAGTTAATTTATATTTGCTGGTTTGGAATCGGTTATGCTGGTTTGGGCTTCTGTGTCCCGGTTTATTGTGTTTTCTTCTTATTTGAACTTTCTTAGTTCAATCTATTAATGGAAAGTCTTTTATCAACAAAAGAAAAATGACTAACCGACCCGAGGTAATCAATAATATTTTTAAATCAGGCATCCATTGATCAGTATTAAAAAAAGAATATTATAGGAGTCTGATCGACCAGAACAGAAGGTAATGGATCAGATCGAGCCAGAGCCGGTCTTAGGTTTTAGAGGACTGGAAGCAAAAAAATATGTGGCCACTTGTGAAAACAAAAATAAAAACAAAAGAATATGTCCTAGAGGAGTTTTGAACCTGGGCTGCTTAAACAAAGATCATACATAAATCAATCGTCCGCAAACATGGGCTTCATCGGCTTGGTCCAAGGGCCAGTTCTTGATCGACCATCTATTAAATCTATATACAAGATTTTCGACCTCCACACAAGCTGATCCTGCTCACCTTTCAAAAAATATGGAAACTTTCCATTTTTCTTCGGGTTCGGTGTGTATCCGTGTTGGATTTTTCATTTTTCATGGGAACTAAATTATCACTATTTGGTCAATTTGGGATTGAGTTTCGCTCTAAATGGTTAATATAGTGGATCGTAACAGATGATCGGTCCACCCCTTAGAATTAGTCGGAAGGAATTCTAAATTCGGGTCATGCAGTGTGGTATCCTTTCGAGTCAGTCCACTTTCTAGCACTAAGTGTGTTTTTTCCAAAATCGACCGGATCAGCCGATAGGGCATATGAAAATAACTTCTCATTTTTCAACGGACTTTTCTCAAATCTCTTGCTTTTTTTGTTTTTTTTATTTAAATGTTAGATTTAATTCAAAAAAAAACTTTTTACATGAAATGTACCTTTTGTAATAAATGAACACTTTCTATTATTTTCCTATTCTTTCTCTATATTCCATCTTTTTTACATCTCCATGTTGTAGCAAACCAAGATGACATTCCTTCTTCAAGATCCCCCTTCCTCTGAATAATTGTAAATCTGTTTCTCATGTTTTTATCTACCATCTTGATTAGACGTGTTGCTGATGAAGGAGATTCACCATGCCTTCCGATTTCTCTCCCTCCAAAGGCTATGTACTGTTGATTGAAGCATAGTGTTATTTCCCTATTGTTATGCTTAAAGCTTTGGTATATAAGTGGATAAAATATGTTGTGAAAGCTTGATTCTATTCATTCCATACAATGTGTATATATACAACATATGAGATCGTAGGTTAACTAGATAATGATACAATAGAGATAAGTCTAAGTCAACGTAGAAATAGGAAAACACTTCATGTTTATCCTTTTACTCCCTCTTAAGTTGGCAATGAGGTATCCCGAATTCCCAACTTAAACAACAGATACTGAACGTTAAGATTTCACATGTTTTAATATATATATATATATATATATTTATAATTAAAATATATAAAAACTAGGTCCCGCATATACTCCGATTCTTTTATAACTCGCTAGGTCCAGAATCGCCGCCTCATTAGCGCCTAGCGTAGTTCCGAACTGGAGGTGTGATATAGCGAGATGGTAATCCTCCTAACTGGATTATTTATTATTATGGGTCAAAAATGGGCTACAAGAAGCCCCTAACCAAAAATAAGAATACGAGATTGTACATTCACAATGAGTTTGGATGGATTTAACAAATATAGAGGATCTACATAGCAAAAAATGATAGACACAAAAAGCTCGTCTTAATCCTTGATTTTACTAAGAGTTATTCTTGAGTTCAGCCCCTAGGGTGAACCTCTAGGTTCACCAACCAATAGGATTTCGTTATTTCAAATTTGATATCTTTTAAAATAGGAAACAAAATATTGTCAAGTTATATTACTTTTTAAAAATAAAAAAAAAAGTAAAACAAAATAATATTTACAATTACAAAAAATATATTTTTAACATCGTCAGCAAAACACTAAACCCTAAATCATAATCCTAAAACCTAAATACTAAACCCTAAACCCTAAACCCTTGGGTAAACCCTAAACCCTTGGATAAATCCTAAACTCTAAGTAAAAAAACACTAAACACTAAAACTCTAAATCATAAATCATAAATCCTAAACCCTAAACTCTTTTGTGTTTTAGTGTTTAGTGATATTGATTTAGAGTTTAGGATTTATCCAAGGGTTTAGGGTTTACCTAAGGGTTTAGGGTTTAGGGTTTAGTATTTAGGTTTTAGGATTATGATTTAGGGTTTAGTGTTTTGCTGACGATGTTAAAAATATATTTTTTGTAATTAGTATTATTTTTTTATTTTTTTTTACTTTTTAATTTAAAAAACATAATATAATTTGACAATATTTTGTTTCCTTTTTTAAAAGATATCAAATATGAAATAACACAATCCTATTGGTTGGTGAACCTTTATGTTCAACATCCTAGGAGGTGAACCCAAGAATAAGTCAACCAACAATCATACTTGTTTTTCCATGTTTAGACAAGAAAGAAACACCAAGAAATCCCAAAAGCTATGTGTCCAAGAGCTTGTTTAGACCATTCCTAACCAAGACTTCAATTTTCCACTGGAACAAAACTCGCCATGAGCCATTAACAGATTAAAAAATCTTAGAGCCTCCAGGAAGAAGCTATGAAACTCTTTTTCTTTCACGAATGACGCTTTCAATAGTTCCAAACCAATTGCAAAGACAAGAAAACCAATGACTGGGAATTCTGAATAATGGTAAAAGAATAGCAAGGTAGCATCTAGTAGAAAAGAATATCATTATTATTATTTATATCTCTGAACAGACAAGACCACATCAGCATGTGTTGTTTATATAGTAACAAAATGATGTCTATCACGTGTATCCACCGAAGTTGATTCCATTTAACAAGTATTCATTCAAAAACTTAAAAAAATGAGGGATCTCAAATGATGTTGAGATCGTTGACTTTCCTAGCTTGTTCCATATCAGTCAAAAGCATCTTTTTATTAAAACCATTGTACTTATTCAAGCTTTGATCCATTCAATTTTCAAGAAAGTAATAATACAATTATAAGCAGCTTTATATAAACCAAATCACATGTAGGATTTGAGACGTGGCCTCATAAGAGACTGTGCTCCATCCACCATCACAGTGGTACCTGTCATGAAACGTGAACCATCGCTGATCAAGTAAATCACAGTCGAGTAGATATCTGTCTCCGGGTTCAGCCACTGGCCAAGAGGAGCAGCGTCCTTCACCAGTTTCTGCGCTCGATCTATCCCCACTGAAACTGGATATTCATCGCCAAGATGCAGACCTCTCGAGATCATGTTCACCCTTATCTTGTGCTTCCCTAGACTCATGGCTGATGCCTGAAAACCCCACAAATAAATAAATAAAACATGTAAGTCAAGTTTAATCCGGAGATTACAGGGCCAGTCTTGGACATAAACAAGTGAACATTGGCCAAAGACCTCTAAATTTAAGAAATAATTTACATAAATACAGATCTCTAAATTTTTTTTTAAAAATAACTTTTATTAGAACGTTTACTTTACTAAATTGTCTATAGCCTCCAAAATCTCGGAACTAGGCGTAGACTAGGAGATGTAAAAAGATGTATACCCGAACCAGCTGGTGAATTCCAGCAGCGACTGTGGCATAGGCATCAGCTCCAGGGTAAAGCCCTCTCTCACCACTAGCTATTGTAGCCAAAAGGACAATGGAGCCTCCTGTTCCATTCTCCTTCATCATGCTTGCCACAGCCTTCAAGATAAACCATGTAGCCGTGAGATTGATCTTTGTGATTTTCTTGAACTCATCTTCAGACACTCGGAGAATGTCCTGCATCTT
The DNA window shown above is from Brassica oleracea var. oleracea cultivar TO1000 chromosome C3, BOL, whole genome shotgun sequence and carries:
- the LOC106331208 gene encoding eukaryotic translation initiation factor 6-2-like is translated as MTKLRDSLPHQVVVRRIEQRLSALGNCIACNDHVALAHTDLDEETEEIIADVLGVKVFRQTVAGNILVGCYCALSNRGGIVHSHTSEEELDELSTLLRVPLVAGTVNRGSEVITGGMAVNDWTAFCGSDTTATELSVIDSIFKLGEISNIYKISTLEWDSLVTESEVPVMVMFTQDGWPPCRYVRHVMDELDSKYTGRFKFYTLNVHEETCIAIRYDIFNVPTTIVFKGGDEMARVYGSNAMEVSRLVEQYV
- the LOC106331664 gene encoding carbonyl reductase [NADPH] 2, translated to MAKKVLMTANGDEVSRNIAIELAKHGCRLVLMGNEASLRSTVDYIRVSVDGAFPVELIGADMEADSEEAFYVAVQKAWTRLGSLDAFVNCCTYQGKMQDILRVSEDEFKKITKINLTATWFILKAVASMMKENGTGGSIVLLATIASGERGLYPGADAYATVAAGIHQLVRASAMSLGKHKIRVNMISRGLHLGDEYPVSVGIDRAQKLVKDAAPLGQWLNPETDIYSTVIYLISDGSRFMTGTTVMVDGAQSLMRPRLKSYM